One segment of Rosa chinensis cultivar Old Blush chromosome 6, RchiOBHm-V2, whole genome shotgun sequence DNA contains the following:
- the LOC112168801 gene encoding penta-EF hand domain-containing protein 1 → MENATLLREWFAQVDSEKTGSITAPQLKNALAVGNLEFPLSIVQQMIRMYDFDRNGTMSFEEFVALNKFLLKVQQAFSERERGRGYLVPDDVYEALGKIGFFLDSPAFYTVCESFDQKKNGMFRLADFISLCIFVQSARNLFNSFDTAKQGRVTLDLNQFVYCTANCRI, encoded by the exons ATGGAGAACGCGACTCTTCTCAGAGAATGGTTCGCGCAAGTTGACTCAGAGAAAACCGGAAGCATCACTGCCCCTCAGCTCaag AATGCTCTCGCCGTTGGAAACCTCGAATTCCCTCTCTCAATTGTTCAGCAGATGATCAG GATGTATGATTTTGATAGAAATGGAACTATGAGCTTTGAAG AGTTTGTTGCGCTCAACAAGTTCCTACTAAAG GTTCAACAAGCTTTCTCAGAGCGAGAGAG GGGTCGGGGCTATCTCGTTCCTGATGATGTGTATGAG GCGTTGGGGAAAATTGGTTTCTTCCTGGACTCCCCTGCTTTCTACACAGTCTGTGAG AGCTTTGATCAAAAGAAGAATGGAATGTTCCGACTAGCTGACTTCATATCTCTTTGTATATTTGTGCAGTCTGCTCG TAATCTGTTCAATTCATTTGATACAGCTAAGCAAGGCAGAGTGACTCTGGATCTCAACCAATTCGTCTATTGCA CTGCCAATTGCAGAATATAA